The genomic interval GCAGACGGAATTCGGGAGCCAGGCGATTGTCCACCACCACCTCCTGGCCGTTGCGCAGCTTGAAGACGCCGGTGCTCACCAGGGTGGCCCCCTCCTCAAGCCCTTCGCTGACCGCGACAAAGTCGCCGCGCTGCTCGCCGAGGCGCACCACCTGCTGGCGCAGGATCCGGCCGACCGGGGCGCCGCTTGCGTCGCGTTTTTCCTCCACGACGAAAACGCTGTTGCCGTAGGGAGCATAGAGCACGGCGGTCGCCGGGATCGCCAGCACCGGCTCCTGCTCGGGGAGAATCACCCGCACCTGGACGAACATGCCGGGACGCAGCCGCTCCTCGCGGTTCTCCAGGGTCGCCTGCACCCGCAGATTGCGCGTCGCCGCATCGACCTCGGGATTGAGCGCCGTGACGCGCCCTTCCTGCTCCGCTCCGCCGGCGGGGTCGTCGCCGCGCACCCGCACCGGCAACCCCGGGCGAATCAGACCGGCGAACTGCTGCGGCAGCAGAAAATCGACGTGGATCGGGTCAAGGGACTGCAGCGAGACGATGGCCTCGCCTTCCCTGAGAATCTGCCCCAGGTTGACCAGGCGAATCCCCAATCGGCCGGCAAAGGGCGCGCGGATGGTTTTCTTGTCGATGGTGCTGCGGATCGCCTCGACTTCGGCCAGGGCCTGCCGGGACTCGGCCACGACGGCATCGTGCTCCGCCGGGGAAATCACCCGCTCCGCCAGCAGCCGCTCGGACCGCGCGAGATTGCTTTTCGCCAGGTCGGCCCGCGCCTGGGCGCCCGGCAGCAGGGCCTTTTCCGAGGAGGTGTCCTGCTCCAGCAGCAGGTCGCCGGCC from Geoalkalibacter sp. carries:
- a CDS encoding efflux RND transporter periplasmic adaptor subunit, giving the protein MKIKPFLFAGLLLLAVALVIGGIKFLQIRRMIEAGAQFVPPPETVSVFVAERQSWESILTATGSLRAVQGVTVAAELPGKVARIAFEAGTAARAGDLLLEQDTSSEKALLPGAQARADLAKSNLARSERLLAERVISPAEHDAVVAESRQALAEVEAIRSTIDKKTIRAPFAGRLGIRLVNLGQILREGEAIVSLQSLDPIHVDFLLPQQFAGLIRPGLPVRVRGDDPAGGAEQEGRVTALNPEVDAATRNLRVQATLENREERLRPGMFVQVRVILPEQEPVLAIPATAVLYAPYGNSVFVVEEKRDASGAPVGRILRQQVVRLGEQRGDFVAVSEGLEEGATLVSTGVFKLRNGQEVVVDNRLAPEFRLQPNPGNE